In one Variovorax sp. PBL-H6 genomic region, the following are encoded:
- a CDS encoding NAD+ synthase — protein sequence MIRITSAQLNLTVGDIFGNVAKMAEAAAQAAAASSDLVVFPELALTGYYPGDLLDEPEFLDRVELGFAQLLTASKAHPELTWVFGLPRRRSGPGKQLHNALSVIRDGKECGMYAKQLLPTYGVFDERRHFEPGPDRSCVVNVQGTRVGLLICEDGWNNDGSDYIVNPFNRLRDAAPNLIVSLNASPCDIGKREVRHRVFGQASAVNQLPIFYVNHIGGHDQLVYDGGSFAVVPTREGYTVQYEAARFMEEVRTLGFDNGRFFATDDKELPVVSVEGLPTMEFYRQQIVLGLRDYARRCGFKQVVVGSSGGIDSALTLALAVEALGPENVSAITMPSKFSSTGSVSDSETLCRNLGIPLLTHAIKDVVSAFGAGFEAAFGQPLKGLPLENLQARARGTILMEYSNAFGHLLLTTGNKSEISVGYCTLYGDTNGGLGLIGDLYKTEVFELCRHINATAEREIIPVAIIEKPPSAELAPDQKDTDSLPPYEVLDDVLRMLIEGGRLASDEKANAIRRVSDLMETEEGRALVLRVRTMIARNEYKRRQAPPIIRVRARAFGSGRQMPIAAKVV from the coding sequence GCGGCCGCCAGTTCCGACCTGGTCGTCTTTCCGGAGCTCGCGCTTACCGGCTACTACCCCGGAGACCTGCTGGACGAGCCCGAGTTCCTGGACCGGGTCGAACTCGGCTTCGCCCAGTTGTTGACCGCGTCGAAGGCGCATCCGGAGCTCACCTGGGTATTCGGCCTTCCGCGCCGGCGCAGCGGCCCGGGGAAACAGCTGCACAACGCGCTTTCTGTCATCCGTGACGGCAAGGAATGCGGGATGTACGCTAAACAACTCTTGCCGACTTACGGTGTCTTCGACGAACGTCGCCATTTTGAGCCGGGCCCGGACCGTTCCTGCGTGGTCAACGTGCAAGGCACGAGAGTTGGCCTGCTCATCTGCGAGGACGGCTGGAACAACGATGGCTCCGACTACATCGTCAACCCTTTCAACCGCCTCCGTGATGCAGCACCGAACCTTATTGTTTCGCTGAACGCGAGCCCCTGCGACATCGGGAAACGTGAGGTGCGCCACCGCGTGTTCGGCCAGGCGAGCGCGGTGAACCAGCTCCCAATCTTCTACGTCAATCACATCGGCGGGCACGACCAACTGGTCTACGACGGCGGCTCGTTTGCTGTCGTCCCGACCCGCGAGGGATACACAGTGCAATACGAGGCGGCGCGTTTCATGGAAGAGGTGCGCACGCTGGGGTTCGACAACGGGCGCTTCTTCGCAACCGATGACAAGGAACTACCGGTCGTGTCCGTCGAAGGCCTGCCCACGATGGAGTTTTACCGCCAGCAAATCGTCCTGGGCTTGCGTGACTACGCTCGCCGTTGCGGGTTCAAACAAGTCGTGGTCGGCTCGTCGGGCGGCATTGACAGCGCGCTAACGCTCGCCCTGGCCGTTGAAGCACTCGGGCCAGAGAACGTGTCGGCCATCACGATGCCGTCAAAGTTCTCCAGTACGGGCTCTGTCAGCGACTCTGAGACGCTTTGCCGAAACTTGGGAATCCCACTGCTCACACACGCTATCAAGGACGTCGTCAGCGCCTTCGGCGCGGGCTTCGAGGCAGCCTTCGGGCAGCCGCTGAAGGGGCTTCCCCTGGAGAACCTCCAGGCCCGCGCCCGCGGGACCATCCTGATGGAGTACTCGAACGCGTTCGGTCACTTGCTGCTGACCACCGGCAACAAGAGCGAAATCTCGGTCGGCTACTGCACGCTTTATGGCGACACGAATGGCGGCCTCGGCCTCATCGGGGACCTCTACAAGACCGAGGTGTTCGAGCTGTGCCGCCACATCAACGCGACGGCCGAGCGCGAAATCATCCCTGTGGCCATCATCGAAAAGCCCCCGTCGGCGGAACTGGCGCCCGACCAGAAGGACACCGACAGCCTGCCCCCCTACGAAGTGCTGGACGACGTGCTTCGCATGCTCATCGAGGGCGGCCGCCTGGCTTCTGACGAAAAGGCCAACGCAATCCGCCGCGTCAGCGATTTGATGGAAACCGAGGAAGGCCGCGCGCTGGTTCTGCGGGTGCGAACGATGATTGCACGGAACGAATACAAGCGTCGTCAGGCACCTCCCATCATCCGTGTCCGGGCGCGCGCGTTCGGTAGCGGCCGTCAGATGCCCATTGCCGCCAAGGTGGTCTGA
- a CDS encoding NUDIX domain-containing protein — protein sequence MTSPLPPSSFDLAVYIGRFQGMHLGHQALILDALALAPQVAIVLGSAFQARSPKNPFTWQERADMIRLALPESDRERVFFVPVRDYYEDADWVAAVRAGVAEVVPAARKVALVGHFKDHTSYYLNRFPGWALQERPRFSDLDATAIRSVLFDTPGQPREAIFMLLKPMVPAGVYDYLTAWWSLPCRSTLAWEAEWLRGYKAKWGHIKSSNAGDAVVICGGHVLLIQRGEGAGKGLYAVPGGFMEDGDRFYETAVRELAEETGLAFLDTTLLDALEDSAVFDHPGRSPRGRIISQAFKFNLGNLRLPEVNAQFDPDGGAKKARWVRISDLARMEDQFFEDHFHILDHFLRITSRPLGVGQKSASRQKLSIA from the coding sequence ATGACTTCCCCGCTCCCACCGTCTTCCTTCGACCTCGCTGTCTATATCGGCCGCTTCCAGGGCATGCACCTCGGCCACCAGGCCCTCATCCTCGACGCACTGGCGCTCGCACCGCAGGTTGCCATCGTCCTGGGCTCCGCCTTCCAGGCGCGCAGCCCCAAGAATCCCTTCACCTGGCAGGAGCGCGCCGACATGATTCGGCTGGCGCTGCCCGAATCGGACCGCGAGCGCGTGTTCTTCGTGCCGGTCCGGGACTACTACGAGGACGCTGACTGGGTTGCTGCAGTGCGTGCCGGTGTCGCCGAGGTGGTGCCCGCTGCCCGCAAGGTCGCGCTGGTCGGACACTTCAAAGACCACACGAGCTATTACCTGAACCGATTCCCTGGGTGGGCGCTTCAAGAGCGTCCCCGATTCTCGGACCTGGACGCAACAGCGATTCGCAGTGTCCTGTTCGACACCCCTGGCCAGCCGCGCGAAGCAATTTTCATGTTGCTCAAGCCAATGGTCCCCGCGGGCGTCTACGACTACCTGACGGCCTGGTGGTCGCTGCCCTGTCGGTCGACCCTCGCATGGGAGGCTGAGTGGCTGCGTGGTTACAAGGCAAAGTGGGGGCATATCAAGTCTTCCAACGCCGGCGACGCGGTGGTCATCTGCGGTGGGCATGTCCTGCTCATCCAGCGAGGTGAAGGCGCGGGCAAGGGGCTCTACGCCGTGCCCGGTGGCTTCATGGAGGATGGCGACCGCTTCTATGAGACAGCGGTGCGGGAGCTTGCGGAGGAGACCGGGCTCGCCTTCCTGGATACCACGCTGCTGGACGCGCTCGAGGACTCGGCCGTCTTCGACCACCCAGGTCGCAGCCCGCGCGGCCGCATCATTTCTCAGGCCTTCAAGTTCAATCTCGGAAACCTGCGACTCCCGGAGGTCAACGCGCAGTTCGACCCTGATGGAGGTGCCAAGAAGGCGCGATGGGTGCGAATCTCTGACCTGGCACGCATGGAAGACCAGTTCTTCGAAGACCACTTTCACATCCTTGACCACTTCCTGCGCATTACGTCGCGACCGCTCGGCGTTGGTCAAAAGAGTGCATCCCGACAGAAACTGTCGATTGCCTAA
- a CDS encoding DUF4145 domain-containing protein, translating into MSDIELVITWSRRLEKLLATRYGARGKGLHALTTAARHRLPPNTEPGLRWIATMRNKVLHDDGFRLGSRRDFAKESRRLQRALGSAGTGLLAKARAVVVLGLFLAGIWGFSRGFY; encoded by the coding sequence ATGTCCGACATCGAGCTTGTCATCACCTGGTCCCGCCGGCTGGAAAAACTGCTGGCCACACGCTATGGTGCCCGAGGAAAGGGGCTTCACGCGCTCACGACTGCCGCGCGCCACCGATTGCCTCCAAACACCGAACCGGGCCTGCGCTGGATTGCCACCATGAGGAACAAGGTCCTGCACGACGACGGTTTTCGGCTCGGAAGCCGCCGCGATTTCGCCAAGGAGTCGCGGCGACTGCAGCGCGCGTTGGGCTCGGCGGGCACCGGCCTCCTGGCGAAGGCTCGTGCAGTTGTGGTGCTTGGGCTGTTTTTGGCCGGAATCTGGGGATTTTCCCGCGGTTTTTATTAA
- a CDS encoding HD domain-containing protein, which translates to MTIHFDIPAELAWLTAPAPHEELARLRASGELRRFLPEVDALYGIPQSPEHHPEIDTGRHIELTLEAAAMLSSDPKVRYAALVHDLGKALTPQGELPQHINHEHAGLAPVAEVSDRLGVPNDWKTLALLVCEHHLNVHRAFEMNPRGVIRLFERLPLVAQPELLEPFLIAVEADKRGRAGQLHRDYRQGIFLREAFRFLLENPIPPYETIDTPAGVAVHRTRLTALAEARRAVLAA; encoded by the coding sequence ATGACGATTCACTTTGACATCCCCGCCGAGCTCGCCTGGCTAACTGCCCCAGCCCCTCATGAGGAGTTGGCTCGTCTTCGCGCGAGCGGTGAGCTCAGACGATTCCTGCCAGAGGTCGACGCGCTTTACGGCATCCCGCAAAGCCCGGAGCACCACCCCGAAATCGACACAGGAAGGCACATCGAGCTGACCCTGGAGGCCGCAGCGATGCTGTCCTCAGACCCCAAGGTGCGCTACGCCGCTCTCGTCCATGACCTGGGCAAGGCGCTGACGCCACAGGGCGAGCTGCCCCAGCACATCAACCACGAGCACGCCGGCCTCGCTCCGGTCGCTGAGGTGAGCGACAGGCTCGGCGTCCCGAACGACTGGAAGACCCTGGCGTTGCTCGTCTGCGAGCATCATCTCAACGTGCACCGCGCGTTTGAGATGAACCCACGGGGCGTGATTCGGCTGTTCGAGCGGCTTCCGCTCGTTGCCCAGCCCGAGTTGCTCGAGCCTTTCCTGATAGCCGTCGAGGCTGACAAGCGAGGCCGGGCCGGGCAGCTGCATCGCGACTATCGGCAGGGAATCTTCCTGCGCGAGGCGTTCCGCTTCCTGCTTGAGAACCCCATCCCTCCCTACGAGACCATTGACACGCCCGCCGGCGTCGCCGTTCACAGAACGCGCCTCACTGCCCTGGCGGAAGCCCGTAGGGCTGTCCTGGCCGCATAG
- a CDS encoding HD domain-containing protein, with protein sequence MTSDAGKVMRAALFSAEKHRRQRRKDAQADPYINHPLALAAVLADEAGIDDGVILAAALLHDTLEDTDATEAELLELFGAEVLQVVLEMTDDKSLPKALRKQFQIDHAPHASRRAKAAKLADKICNLRDMAKSPPVGWPDERVAAYFAWAKAVVDGLRGEWPLLERLFDEAHALRS encoded by the coding sequence ATGACTTCAGATGCTGGTAAAGTGATGCGGGCCGCGCTCTTCTCGGCGGAGAAGCATCGCAGGCAGCGCCGCAAGGACGCGCAGGCGGACCCGTACATCAACCACCCGCTCGCCCTGGCCGCGGTGCTGGCGGATGAGGCGGGCATCGATGACGGGGTTATCCTGGCCGCTGCGCTTCTCCATGACACGCTGGAGGACACGGACGCCACGGAAGCTGAGCTGCTGGAGCTGTTCGGCGCTGAGGTCCTTCAGGTCGTTCTCGAGATGACCGACGACAAGAGCCTACCGAAGGCACTGCGAAAACAGTTCCAAATCGACCATGCGCCTCATGCCTCCCGAAGGGCGAAGGCCGCCAAGCTTGCTGACAAGATTTGCAACCTGAGGGACATGGCCAAAAGCCCGCCTGTGGGATGGCCGGACGAGCGGGTGGCGGCGTATTTCGCTTGGGCGAAAGCCGTGGTTGACGGCCTGCGGGGCGAGTGGCCCCTGCTCGAGCGCCTGTTCGACGAGGCCCACGCCCTCCGCAGCTGA
- a CDS encoding metallophosphoesterase, whose product MKLHVLSDLHLEFYASGPLPVLADALVLAGDIVLTRDLGPLRELVSNYAAAGRPVLFVPGNHEFYSAVMSDALRQLSRELPKAGVTLLHNRLVQFGGVRFFGATLWTNYLLGTNGGSAAYSMHAARSMLVDHRAIALRRKGELRHFDPSDAAAAHRKSLRLLRTKLSTPFAGRTVVITHHGVHPGSIAPRYAGDSITPAFISDLRPLIELLQPALWVHGHVHDSFSYEHGQTRFVVNPRGYPRSKYPPKGEPMRFENSSFNPALVVEV is encoded by the coding sequence ATGAAGCTGCATGTCCTGTCGGACCTCCATTTGGAGTTCTACGCCTCCGGCCCACTGCCTGTCCTCGCGGATGCGCTCGTTCTCGCGGGCGACATCGTCCTGACGCGCGACCTAGGCCCGCTGCGCGAACTGGTGTCGAACTACGCCGCCGCCGGCCGGCCAGTTTTGTTCGTCCCTGGCAATCATGAATTTTATTCTGCGGTCATGAGCGACGCCTTGCGCCAACTGAGCCGTGAGCTGCCGAAGGCCGGCGTCACGCTGCTGCACAACCGCTTGGTGCAGTTTGGGGGTGTACGCTTCTTCGGCGCCACGTTGTGGACCAACTACCTGCTGGGCACAAACGGTGGTTCTGCCGCCTACAGCATGCACGCCGCGCGTTCGATGCTGGTGGACCACCGCGCGATTGCGCTGCGCCGCAAGGGGGAGCTCAGGCACTTCGACCCTTCCGACGCTGCAGCGGCGCACCGGAAGTCGTTGCGGCTGCTCAGAACCAAGCTGAGCACGCCGTTTGCCGGCCGTACGGTCGTCATCACGCACCATGGCGTTCACCCTGGAAGCATCGCGCCGCGCTATGCGGGGGACTCCATCACCCCTGCCTTCATCAGCGACCTGCGGCCCCTCATAGAATTGCTCCAGCCCGCCCTGTGGGTTCACGGCCACGTTCACGACTCCTTTTCCTACGAGCATGGGCAGACGCGCTTCGTCGTGAATCCACGCGGATACCCGCGCTCCAAGTACCCTCCCAAGGGCGAACCGATGCGCTTCGAAAACTCGTCCTTCAATCCAGCGCTGGTCGTCGAGGTTTGA
- a CDS encoding NUDIX domain-containing protein encodes MQQYVLGFAFEQASAQVALIIKARPAWQAGRLNGIGGKVEPGETALQAMVREFREEADVSTEVGEWDLYAVLRGDGFEVFTFRATLDSARFAQLRSCTDEAVVAIPVFSEQLAKHALSNVPWLIAAAQDPDCGRIVLTVDYAGGAKERARQALEATGAP; translated from the coding sequence ATGCAACAATACGTTTTAGGGTTTGCGTTTGAGCAGGCCAGCGCCCAGGTCGCTCTCATCATCAAAGCTCGCCCCGCTTGGCAGGCGGGGCGGCTCAACGGCATTGGGGGGAAGGTAGAGCCGGGCGAGACGGCGCTCCAGGCGATGGTTCGCGAGTTCAGAGAAGAGGCCGACGTGAGCACGGAAGTGGGCGAATGGGACTTGTATGCGGTGCTCCGCGGTGACGGCTTCGAGGTTTTCACGTTCCGAGCCACTCTGGACAGCGCCCGGTTCGCACAGCTGCGTTCTTGCACGGATGAGGCCGTTGTCGCGATTCCGGTCTTCTCCGAGCAGTTGGCCAAGCATGCCCTATCGAATGTGCCCTGGCTCATCGCCGCGGCGCAGGACCCTGACTGCGGGCGCATTGTCCTGACCGTCGACTACGCCGGCGGAGCCAAGGAGCGCGCGCGGCAGGCGCTCGAGGCGACGGGGGCGCCATGA
- a CDS encoding uracil-DNA glycosylase, whose translation MTTPLQFVESLRALPAFPDVFNPWRDHDPVNDQNELGPSIRAANLERYLAARVGKARLLLVAEAPGHRGCRVSGIAMTSERIMLGHHPVIPHHAVFEGPKQQTSLPELHKKGANEQTASTVWGLLLSLGLAPEEFVLWNAFPCHPHKPGEPLSNRAPTPKEVAACADVLRDMLTLLGTARVVAVGRVAQRQLQVQGVEAPYVRHPAMAGINQFREQVQALASSFR comes from the coding sequence ATGACCACCCCTCTCCAATTCGTGGAATCCCTGAGGGCGCTCCCAGCCTTCCCGGATGTCTTCAATCCATGGCGAGACCACGACCCGGTGAACGACCAGAACGAACTGGGCCCCAGCATCCGGGCAGCCAATCTGGAGCGTTACCTGGCCGCGCGGGTGGGCAAGGCCCGCCTGCTGTTGGTAGCAGAGGCACCCGGCCACAGAGGTTGCCGCGTCAGTGGCATTGCAATGACGTCGGAGCGCATCATGCTCGGGCACCACCCGGTGATTCCACACCACGCGGTCTTCGAGGGACCGAAGCAGCAGACCAGCCTCCCGGAGCTGCACAAAAAGGGGGCCAACGAGCAGACTGCCAGCACCGTATGGGGCTTGCTGCTCTCCCTCGGACTGGCCCCGGAAGAATTCGTTCTCTGGAACGCCTTTCCGTGTCACCCGCACAAGCCCGGTGAACCGCTGTCGAACCGTGCCCCAACGCCGAAAGAGGTGGCTGCCTGCGCGGACGTGCTTCGTGACATGCTGACCTTGCTAGGTACGGCCCGTGTTGTTGCGGTCGGCCGAGTGGCCCAACGGCAACTGCAGGTCCAGGGCGTCGAAGCGCCCTACGTTCGCCACCCGGCGATGGCAGGTATCAATCAGTTTCGCGAACAGGTTCAGGCTCTCGCCTCGTCGTTCCGTTGA
- a CDS encoding type IV secretion system DNA-binding domain-containing protein — protein MDFVSQLAPAFCAGLSGAALLWMWRKCASRWNNAFPLVKKALELSLWAWAIASAGWFLYAVGHAPDFKLALVAGLTGFAVPAIYNLLKSRQGGKDEVKRGTNVATAAVVKRQVKANRKPTRLEIGGVPIPFDSEPYHLLFAGSTGTGKSVAINQVLDQLRAANDTVILVDSGGGFMEKHYRADTDFVFNPFDARCVNWSPVLEMQGEWDAEAMARSIVPDGVGDSKEWNGYAQTLVSCVLRQLWSKNKMTLRDFLYYVQAATVPELKELLQGTAAMAQLSSEKTFGSIRTIAANYLTPYAYLPNAGEPFSVSEMIRQEHSGFLYVTYRDDQLDSLRALIACVLDVAARTILSMPPDENRRIWLVLDEFASIGRVQSIEAVATKARKAGGCLLLGVQSVSQLRDRYGEFGAQTILSCLSSWLVLRCADADTSEYMSRYIGDVELLRKNRSSSTSDTGDSTSQNEQQATQRALLPSQIQGLPNLQGFLKLTGNYPICQVKLELPAKRRPTTAAAFVGRDFTKRPMLKLVADVPAADASTPPRPEVGAAAKPKAPVLPLGGAPLLPVHPQATAPAKAEVGLLPADSKLLVSRAGPAVKLPGLDLLRRAPQSDSSR, from the coding sequence ATGGACTTCGTTTCTCAATTGGCGCCAGCCTTCTGCGCCGGACTCAGCGGCGCTGCGCTCCTGTGGATGTGGCGAAAGTGCGCATCCCGGTGGAACAACGCCTTCCCGTTGGTCAAGAAGGCGTTGGAGCTCTCGCTGTGGGCCTGGGCCATAGCATCCGCGGGTTGGTTCCTCTACGCCGTCGGGCATGCGCCGGACTTCAAGCTCGCGCTCGTTGCAGGCTTGACCGGCTTCGCCGTTCCAGCCATCTACAACCTCCTGAAGTCGCGTCAAGGCGGTAAGGATGAAGTCAAACGCGGGACGAACGTCGCAACCGCTGCTGTCGTCAAGCGTCAGGTCAAAGCGAATCGCAAGCCCACCCGGCTCGAAATCGGGGGCGTGCCGATTCCCTTCGACTCCGAGCCGTACCACCTGCTTTTCGCCGGTTCAACCGGCACAGGCAAGTCGGTCGCCATCAACCAGGTCCTGGACCAGCTCCGTGCAGCCAATGACACGGTGATTCTTGTCGACAGCGGCGGCGGCTTCATGGAGAAGCACTACCGTGCCGACACCGATTTTGTCTTCAACCCATTCGACGCCCGGTGCGTCAACTGGTCGCCCGTTCTCGAGATGCAGGGTGAATGGGATGCCGAAGCCATGGCGCGCTCCATCGTTCCCGATGGTGTCGGTGACAGTAAGGAATGGAATGGATACGCTCAGACACTGGTGTCGTGCGTGCTGCGGCAGCTGTGGTCAAAGAACAAGATGACGTTGCGGGACTTCCTCTACTACGTCCAGGCGGCCACGGTCCCTGAGCTCAAGGAGCTGCTTCAAGGCACAGCTGCGATGGCGCAGCTCTCGTCGGAGAAGACGTTCGGCTCCATCCGGACCATCGCCGCGAACTACCTGACCCCCTACGCATACCTGCCGAATGCCGGTGAGCCGTTTTCCGTGTCGGAGATGATTCGACAGGAACACTCAGGCTTTCTCTATGTCACCTACAGGGACGACCAGCTCGACAGCCTTCGAGCGCTAATCGCCTGCGTGCTGGACGTGGCCGCGCGAACCATTCTTTCGATGCCCCCCGACGAGAACCGTCGAATTTGGCTGGTGCTGGACGAGTTCGCCTCTATCGGCCGCGTGCAGTCCATCGAGGCTGTGGCCACGAAGGCTCGCAAGGCGGGAGGTTGCTTGCTGCTGGGCGTTCAGTCCGTCTCGCAGCTTCGGGACCGATACGGCGAGTTCGGGGCGCAGACCATCCTATCGTGCTTGTCCAGCTGGCTGGTGTTGCGGTGCGCTGACGCAGACACCTCGGAATACATGTCGCGCTATATCGGCGACGTTGAGCTTTTGCGGAAGAACCGCAGCAGCAGCACATCCGACACCGGCGACTCGACGAGCCAGAACGAGCAGCAGGCCACCCAACGGGCCTTGCTGCCGTCGCAGATTCAGGGACTTCCCAACCTGCAAGGGTTTCTGAAGCTGACCGGAAACTACCCCATCTGCCAGGTGAAGCTCGAGCTGCCTGCCAAGCGCCGCCCCACTACTGCCGCCGCTTTTGTGGGCCGGGACTTCACGAAGCGCCCGATGCTGAAGCTCGTGGCTGACGTCCCGGCCGCCGACGCCTCGACGCCCCCACGCCCTGAGGTGGGGGCCGCGGCGAAGCCGAAGGCGCCCGTCCTACCGCTAGGCGGCGCGCCACTTCTGCCAGTCCATCCACAAGCGACGGCGCCTGCCAAGGCCGAGGTCGGACTACTTCCGGCGGATTCGAAGCTCCTTGTTTCCCGAGCTGGCCCTGCCGTCAAGCTTCCCGGCCTCGACCTGCTGCGCCGAGCTCCGCAATCTGATTCCAGCCGCTGA
- a CDS encoding ribonuclease R family protein, giving the protein MTNNNKHNTQEGVVTAHPKGFGFLTTAAGEEFFVPPPLMRKVVPGDTVLCSIVESPKKPGQFQAGDIRVLERKPSTWQGTINVVDGRLMLVPDAPCFMPIEVRGLTFAAAGVVSVRTEAIDLKAPVLRTRLERILGARDRRGFDQDYALALHDFPPHFDRRAHEEAVRIPLSLSADDLKGRADLRQIPFVTIDGESTRDFDDAVYGLPLTSGGAKVYVAIADVSHYVKPGSALDRAARERGTSVYLPGKTVPMLPEKLSNGVCSLVPGEDRLVVVAELELDADARVLSKKFYRAVMRSAARLTYNQVQAWFDNATHLPHSIETSLTALTAVFRKLLAAREVRGQLSFDDKEAKLVIREDGEYSLEFEQRTDAHKLVEELMLLANNAVGQHLKDKLPAGLFRHQATPEMEDWTELKDWATAHGLTLEGETPALPALAQLIKSAHEGGSGLKAELAVRGVMQSAVYQPGTASHFSLGYAAYTHFTSPIRRLVDLLVHRLLLGEDLGESVVSLGEQCSRRAHGSRMAERYVWDRIKKRLLARDVAKSDLLNAHVVSSSRRGLRVVIPAWQCSALLESDVLQAHGCEYDAEAGHWVNGAVWEPGHKLSVSWVDLEDADGRTELYAIPEAVRPRLY; this is encoded by the coding sequence ATGACCAACAACAACAAACACAACACCCAGGAAGGTGTCGTCACCGCCCATCCAAAAGGCTTCGGCTTCCTGACCACGGCTGCCGGCGAAGAATTCTTCGTTCCGCCGCCACTCATGCGCAAGGTGGTCCCCGGAGACACCGTTCTCTGCAGCATCGTCGAGTCGCCCAAGAAGCCCGGCCAATTCCAGGCGGGCGACATCCGCGTTCTGGAGCGCAAGCCTTCTACCTGGCAGGGCACCATCAACGTCGTTGACGGCCGGCTGATGCTGGTTCCCGATGCGCCGTGCTTCATGCCCATCGAGGTGCGAGGGCTGACGTTCGCCGCCGCTGGCGTGGTTTCGGTTCGAACCGAGGCCATCGACTTGAAGGCACCGGTTCTCCGGACTCGCCTCGAGCGCATCCTGGGGGCGCGCGACCGCCGCGGCTTCGACCAGGACTACGCACTTGCGCTGCACGATTTTCCCCCGCACTTCGACCGGCGCGCCCACGAGGAAGCGGTTCGCATCCCGCTGAGCTTGTCGGCTGACGACCTCAAGGGTCGCGCGGACCTACGCCAGATTCCCTTTGTTACCATCGATGGTGAGTCCACCCGGGATTTCGATGACGCCGTTTACGGCCTGCCTTTGACTTCTGGGGGCGCGAAGGTCTACGTGGCCATCGCCGACGTCTCTCACTACGTCAAGCCGGGCAGTGCTCTGGACCGTGCGGCGCGCGAGCGTGGCACCTCGGTCTACTTGCCGGGCAAGACGGTTCCGATGCTTCCCGAGAAGCTCTCCAACGGGGTCTGCTCCTTGGTTCCGGGCGAAGACCGCCTCGTGGTGGTCGCCGAGCTGGAGCTGGACGCCGACGCTCGCGTGCTGAGCAAGAAGTTCTATCGCGCTGTAATGCGCTCGGCAGCGCGCCTCACGTACAACCAGGTTCAGGCCTGGTTTGACAACGCGACGCACCTTCCGCACAGCATCGAAACGTCGCTGACGGCGTTGACGGCGGTCTTCCGCAAATTGCTCGCAGCACGCGAGGTCCGCGGCCAGCTGTCCTTTGATGACAAGGAGGCAAAGCTGGTCATCCGCGAGGATGGCGAGTACAGCCTGGAATTCGAACAACGCACGGACGCCCACAAGCTCGTCGAAGAGCTGATGCTGCTGGCAAACAATGCCGTCGGCCAACACCTGAAGGACAAGCTGCCCGCCGGCCTCTTCCGGCACCAGGCAACCCCCGAAATGGAAGATTGGACGGAGCTCAAGGACTGGGCTACCGCGCACGGCCTGACGCTCGAGGGTGAAACGCCCGCTCTGCCCGCTCTCGCTCAGCTCATCAAGAGCGCGCATGAAGGCGGCAGCGGCCTCAAGGCTGAGTTGGCAGTTCGGGGCGTCATGCAGTCCGCTGTGTACCAACCGGGCACCGCCAGCCACTTCTCCCTGGGCTATGCGGCGTACACGCACTTCACGAGTCCGATTCGTCGGCTGGTTGACCTGCTGGTGCACCGGCTCCTGCTGGGCGAGGACCTCGGCGAGTCCGTGGTTTCGCTAGGTGAGCAGTGCTCGCGACGCGCGCACGGTTCGCGAATGGCCGAACGCTATGTCTGGGACCGCATCAAGAAGCGGCTGCTCGCACGCGACGTCGCGAAGAGCGACCTGCTCAACGCCCACGTGGTCAGCTCCAGCCGGCGCGGATTGCGGGTGGTGATTCCAGCCTGGCAGTGCTCTGCGCTGTTGGAGTCGGATGTGCTGCAGGCCCACGGCTGTGAGTACGATGCCGAGGCCGGCCACTGGGTCAACGGCGCCGTCTGGGAACCTGGCCACAAGCTCAGCGTCAGCTGGGTGGACCTCGAGGACGCGGACGGCCGCACCGAGCTCTACGCGATTCCGGAGGCGGTCCGCCCGCGTCTGTACTAA